One stretch of Marinobacterium iners DNA includes these proteins:
- a CDS encoding anhydro-N-acetylmuramic acid kinase encodes MTDPEFYIGLMSGTSLDSIDAVLVRFTPSFELCSAYSHPLPSELRQQITQLTQPGNDEIEQLGRLDIALGEIFADATLCLLQQAGVSTDAIKAIGSHGQTVRHRPGAGFSLQIGDPNTITERTGITTVADFRRRDLAAGGQGAPLVPAFHEALFRSPIADRMIANLGGMANITLLPADPMSPVLGYDTGPANVLMDGWIEHNQLGCYDRDGAWAATGTVDTKLLNALLAHPFFHAAPPKSTGREDFNPNWLNIMLAQFNHEQAPENIQATLLELTAITLCDAIRSQLLIQPEVYLCGGGSHNSRLVERIRARLSDCRVDSTTALGLDPDWVEATAFAWFAMRTLQQQTSSLPEVTGAKGPRILGTICPA; translated from the coding sequence ATGACAGACCCGGAGTTTTATATCGGACTGATGTCCGGAACAAGCCTGGACAGCATAGACGCGGTACTGGTTCGATTCACACCGTCGTTCGAACTCTGCTCGGCTTACAGCCACCCCCTGCCCAGTGAGCTGCGCCAGCAGATCACCCAGCTGACGCAGCCCGGCAATGATGAGATTGAACAACTGGGGCGACTGGATATAGCGCTCGGTGAAATCTTTGCAGACGCAACTCTGTGTTTGTTGCAACAGGCCGGAGTATCGACTGACGCAATCAAGGCGATAGGCTCCCATGGCCAGACCGTTCGCCACCGGCCGGGGGCTGGCTTCAGCCTTCAGATTGGCGATCCAAACACGATTACAGAGCGCACCGGTATTACTACCGTAGCTGATTTCCGTCGCCGGGACTTGGCCGCTGGTGGTCAAGGCGCCCCACTGGTACCCGCCTTTCATGAGGCGTTATTCCGCAGTCCGATTGCCGACCGGATGATCGCCAACCTTGGCGGCATGGCCAATATTACCTTATTGCCGGCTGACCCGATGAGTCCGGTGCTGGGCTACGACACTGGGCCGGCCAATGTGCTGATGGATGGATGGATCGAGCACAACCAACTCGGCTGTTACGACAGGGACGGCGCTTGGGCTGCAACGGGTACAGTCGACACCAAACTGCTGAATGCCTTGCTTGCACACCCTTTTTTTCACGCTGCGCCACCGAAAAGCACCGGACGCGAAGACTTCAACCCGAACTGGCTCAACATCATGCTTGCTCAATTCAACCATGAGCAGGCCCCTGAAAACATACAGGCGACACTGTTGGAACTGACAGCCATCACCCTGTGTGACGCCATCCGCAGCCAGCTGCTAATCCAACCTGAAGTGTATCTGTGTGGCGGAGGCAGCCATAACAGTCGCTTGGTGGAACGCATTCGCGCCCGACTCTCAGATTGCCGAGTTGACAGCACAACTGCACTTGGGCTTGACCCTGATTGGGTTGAAGCAACCGCTTTTGCATGGTTTGCCATGCGGACCCTTCAACAGCAAACCTCAAGCCTGCCAGAGGTGACAGGTGCCAAAGGCCCTCGCATACTGGGCACTATCTGTCCGGCCTGA